A region from the Algoriphagus machipongonensis genome encodes:
- the rsmH gene encoding 16S rRNA (cytosine(1402)-N(4))-methyltransferase RsmH: MTESVYHIPVMLPQCTEGLAIDPNGIYVDVTFGGGGHSREILKHLDKGHLYGFDQDEDAIANIPESENFTFVQANFRDLKRYLRLHGVKKVDGILADLGISSHQIDEPSRGFSTRFSGDLDMRMNQSAELSAKEVLNTYEAHQLHKVFGIYGEIRNAKTLAQAVVSERAAQPFETTEGFTAFLKKYAPRGKDFKYYAQVFQALRIEVNDEMGALEEMLLDSVDLLKPEGRLVVMSYHSLEDRLVKNLIQKGKFQGEVEKDFYGNMIRPLEPVTRKAVIADEEEVARNPRARSAKLRVAKKTGK, translated from the coding sequence ATGACAGAGTCTGTTTACCATATCCCAGTCATGCTACCCCAATGCACTGAAGGCTTGGCTATAGATCCTAACGGAATCTATGTCGATGTCACTTTTGGTGGTGGTGGACATTCAAGGGAAATCCTAAAACATTTGGATAAAGGGCACCTATATGGTTTTGATCAAGATGAGGATGCCATTGCCAATATCCCAGAAAGCGAAAACTTCACTTTTGTCCAGGCCAATTTCAGAGATCTGAAAAGGTACCTCAGATTACATGGGGTGAAAAAAGTGGACGGGATCTTAGCTGACTTGGGGATTTCATCTCATCAAATTGATGAACCAAGCCGTGGATTTTCTACCCGCTTTAGTGGAGACTTGGATATGAGGATGAATCAATCTGCCGAATTATCTGCAAAAGAAGTTTTGAATACCTATGAGGCACATCAGCTACATAAGGTTTTTGGGATTTATGGAGAAATAAGAAATGCCAAGACATTGGCCCAAGCGGTTGTTTCTGAGCGAGCTGCTCAACCATTTGAGACCACGGAAGGATTTACGGCTTTCCTAAAAAAATATGCCCCAAGGGGAAAAGACTTTAAATATTACGCTCAGGTTTTTCAGGCGCTCAGGATAGAAGTGAATGATGAAATGGGTGCTTTGGAGGAGATGTTGCTCGACTCGGTTGATCTATTGAAGCCTGAGGGAAGACTTGTGGTGATGAGTTACCACAGCTTGGAAGACCGGCTTGTGAAGAATTTGATCCAAAAAGGAAAGTTTCAGGGAGAAGTAGAAAAGGACTTTTATGGAAATATGATTCGCCCATTGGAGCCAGTGACAAGAAAGGCGGTCATCGCTGATGAAGAAGAGGTGGCAAGAAATCCAAGGGCTAGAAGTGCGAAGCTAAGAGTAGCTAAAAAGACAGGAAAATGA
- a CDS encoding BlaI/MecI/CopY family transcriptional regulator: protein MSYNKAMSKPTEAELEILSLLWEKKEASVRQIHEEISKSKETGYTTTLKIMQIMHAKGMVSRNEKSRTHIYMPATNQGETQKSLLKNLMTTAFGGSAKKLVMQALGQENPSKEELNEIREFLDQLERDS, encoded by the coding sequence ATGTCGTATAACAAAGCCATGAGCAAACCTACAGAAGCTGAATTAGAGATTTTATCCCTGCTTTGGGAAAAGAAGGAAGCCAGTGTGAGACAGATTCACGAAGAGATTTCTAAATCCAAAGAAACCGGGTATACCACTACGCTGAAAATCATGCAGATCATGCATGCCAAAGGTATGGTAAGTAGAAACGAAAAAAGTAGAACGCATATCTACATGCCTGCTACCAACCAAGGAGAGACACAAAAGTCTTTATTGAAGAATTTGATGACTACAGCATTTGGTGGATCTGCAAAAAAATTAGTGATGCAGGCGCTTGGGCAAGAAAATCCTTCCAAAGAGGAATTGAATGAAATAAGAGAATTTTTAGACCAATTAGAACGAGATTCCTGA
- a CDS encoding M56 family metallopeptidase: protein MTILNDLIPDNFLFALGWTLVHSIWQLILIGGALWLLLKIFSKRSPAFKYTLAMSSLGLTFLVALVTFMYQLDVNAPASLFDKVALDAMILTQTSEASMGTEALIPRVIHWIEIQLPVLVNVWFLGAMLFMFRLVTSLSEIRILRKSSWANEDSSIDQLVKNIGDKIGVSKHVQLRITDLGQSPITFGFLKPVILIPAGLLFQLSSSQLEAILAHELAHIKRNDYLANLFQSSLEVVFFYHPCFWWISQTVKELRENASDDLAVSTGVSAKELAYGLTEVLNFAKQNPPELALAASKKRNPTLQRIKRIMGYPAQTYPQNPIISIPMLFTLLLSAGLMASAQQDVPAKAEKVEPLEQVQVASVVSPKVVKAISDTVNSKTEKIIITDGVPVMVNAENEVIDLKDAEEFHIQIKSDTIIYGKDTVIHKNHEKGVYVIQKNGKTIKLEDMPELELTPVPEFPEGAMAPVMDFEMAMAPEMDFEMAPAPDFEFEMAPVPPMEFKMAPMPPMEFEGMESFWDFGDDWEIMQKDTIGMTKAEKEKWKKEMEERAAEMEKKAAEWEKTMEPKMKEFEEKMKAWEKENEPRMKEYEQKMKEWEKANEPKMKEFEAKMKEWQKAYEPKMKEFEAKMKEWQKSNEPKLKEFEEKMKAWEKEMQPKMEEYQRKMEVWQKENADKIKEFQKKLEEQLNKSDDN from the coding sequence ATGACAATTTTAAATGATTTGATCCCGGATAATTTCCTTTTTGCCTTAGGCTGGACCTTGGTTCACTCTATTTGGCAACTGATCCTTATTGGTGGAGCACTTTGGCTGTTGTTAAAGATCTTCTCCAAAAGGAGTCCTGCATTTAAGTACACATTAGCGATGTCAAGTTTAGGATTGACGTTTCTTGTTGCCCTTGTCACCTTTATGTATCAATTGGATGTAAATGCTCCAGCTTCACTATTCGATAAGGTGGCTTTGGATGCGATGATATTGACTCAGACGAGCGAAGCAAGTATGGGTACAGAGGCATTGATACCAAGAGTAATCCATTGGATTGAAATCCAATTGCCCGTATTGGTGAACGTTTGGTTCCTAGGGGCCATGCTCTTCATGTTTAGATTGGTCACAAGTCTTTCAGAAATTCGAATTTTAAGGAAGTCTTCTTGGGCCAACGAAGACTCGAGTATAGACCAATTGGTAAAAAATATTGGTGACAAAATTGGAGTTAGTAAGCATGTTCAGTTAAGGATTACTGATTTAGGTCAATCTCCCATCACATTTGGCTTTTTGAAGCCTGTGATTTTAATACCTGCTGGCTTATTATTCCAGCTTTCTTCCTCACAGTTGGAGGCAATATTAGCCCATGAACTGGCTCATATCAAGAGAAATGACTATTTGGCTAATCTATTTCAGTCCTCATTGGAAGTGGTGTTTTTCTACCATCCTTGTTTCTGGTGGATCAGTCAAACAGTAAAAGAATTAAGAGAAAATGCTTCCGATGACCTGGCTGTTTCTACTGGTGTTTCTGCCAAAGAACTGGCTTATGGTTTGACAGAAGTGTTGAATTTTGCAAAGCAAAATCCTCCAGAATTGGCCTTAGCTGCCAGCAAAAAAAGAAATCCAACATTACAAAGAATTAAGAGGATCATGGGGTATCCAGCCCAAACCTATCCTCAGAACCCTATAATTTCTATCCCTATGTTATTCACCCTATTATTAAGTGCGGGCCTAATGGCAAGTGCGCAGCAAGATGTGCCTGCGAAGGCAGAGAAAGTAGAGCCTTTGGAGCAAGTTCAAGTGGCATCTGTGGTCTCCCCTAAAGTAGTCAAGGCAATTTCAGATACAGTTAATTCTAAAACTGAAAAAATCATTATTACAGATGGTGTGCCGGTGATGGTAAATGCTGAAAATGAGGTGATTGATCTTAAGGATGCGGAAGAATTCCATATCCAAATTAAAAGCGATACCATTATTTATGGTAAAGATACAGTCATCCATAAAAACCATGAAAAAGGAGTTTATGTAATCCAGAAAAATGGAAAGACGATCAAGCTTGAAGATATGCCTGAATTAGAGCTAACTCCTGTACCTGAATTTCCAGAAGGCGCTATGGCTCCGGTGATGGACTTTGAGATGGCGATGGCGCCTGAAATGGACTTTGAAATGGCTCCAGCACCAGATTTTGAATTTGAAATGGCACCTGTGCCTCCAATGGAATTTAAGATGGCTCCTATGCCTCCGATGGAATTTGAAGGAATGGAAAGTTTCTGGGACTTTGGAGATGATTGGGAAATTATGCAAAAAGATACCATTGGAATGACCAAAGCAGAGAAGGAGAAGTGGAAAAAAGAGATGGAAGAGCGAGCTGCAGAAATGGAGAAAAAAGCAGCTGAATGGGAAAAAACCATGGAGCCAAAAATGAAAGAGTTCGAGGAGAAGATGAAGGCTTGGGAGAAGGAAAATGAGCCTAGAATGAAGGAATACGAGCAGAAGATGAAAGAGTGGGAAAAAGCCAATGAACCTAAAATGAAGGAGTTTGAAGCCAAAATGAAGGAGTGGCAAAAAGCCTATGAGCCAAAGATGAAAGAGTTTGAGGCGAAAATGAAAGAATGGCAAAAATCAAACGAACCAAAATTGAAGGAATTTGAAGAAAAGATGAAGGCTTGGGAGAAAGAGATGCAGCCTAAAATGGAAGAATACCAGCGAAAAATGGAAGTTTGGCAAAAGGAGAATGCTGACAAAATCAAAGAATTTCAAAAAAAATTAGAAGAACAGCTTAATAAATCAGACGATAACTAG
- a CDS encoding RluA family pseudouridine synthase, with protein MKKKPPFSVVYEDNHLLIVNKTAGVLVQGDKTGDKTLTDYCKDYIAKKYDKPGAVFLHPVHRLDRPVSGLVAFARTSKGLERMMELFRKRDIHKVYWAVVKRKPKEKSGKLTHWLVKDEQRNVVTAHDHEVPGSQKAELNYKTLGFMNDHWLLEVRPISGRPHQIRVQLSSMGCPIRGDLKYGFAKPNPDASINLHAFHLVFVHPVKKEKMYLRAALPEEEFWEQFLQYESVKAKDQHLDNTFSG; from the coding sequence ATGAAAAAGAAGCCTCCATTTTCTGTTGTCTATGAAGACAACCACCTTTTGATAGTAAATAAAACTGCCGGAGTTTTAGTCCAAGGAGATAAAACCGGAGACAAAACTCTCACGGATTATTGCAAAGATTACATTGCAAAAAAATACGATAAACCGGGAGCTGTTTTCCTCCATCCTGTTCATCGTTTAGACAGACCTGTCAGTGGGTTAGTTGCTTTTGCCAGAACGTCAAAAGGCCTGGAGCGTATGATGGAGCTTTTTAGAAAGCGTGATATCCATAAAGTTTACTGGGCGGTTGTGAAGCGCAAGCCCAAAGAAAAATCAGGTAAACTGACTCACTGGTTAGTAAAAGATGAGCAAAGAAACGTTGTGACTGCTCATGATCATGAGGTACCAGGATCTCAAAAAGCGGAGCTGAACTACAAAACCTTAGGCTTTATGAACGATCATTGGCTTTTGGAAGTAAGACCCATTTCTGGTCGCCCACACCAAATCAGAGTTCAACTGTCTTCCATGGGTTGCCCTATTCGAGGTGACTTGAAATATGGTTTCGCTAAACCTAACCCTGATGCAAGCATCAACTTACATGCCTTCCATCTCGTGTTTGTACACCCTGTGAAAAAAGAAAAAATGTATCTCAGAGCGGCCTTACCTGAAGAAGAGTTTTGGGAGCAGTTTTTACAATATGAGTCTGTCAAAGCAAAAGATCAACATCTCGACAATACCTTTTCCGGATAA
- a CDS encoding alkene reductase, translating to MSTNQALLRPITVGNKKLSNRVWMAPMTRSRAANPENKPFEIHTKYYEQRASSGLIITEGSQISKRAVGYINTPGIYSQEQIEGWKEVTKAVHEENGHIFIQLWHVGRISHPDFHNGELPLAPSAINPNEKSYTPEGFKETVTPKAMSIEEIKQTIEDFKNGAKNAMEAGFDGVEIHSSNGYLLHQFFSATSNVRTDEYGGSIENRAKILFEVIDAIKEVMPENKIGVRLNPSLNGVFGMKADKETIPTFDYIINKLNEYDLAYLHLSEPFTDVSDIPYLEPNIAKRYRPIYKGTLVINNQFDQEKGNKIIEEGLADAVAFGKLFISNPDLPIRFESDAALAEWDQDTFYTPGEKGYTDYPLLEESKVG from the coding sequence ATGAGTACGAATCAAGCATTATTACGACCAATCACGGTCGGAAATAAGAAATTATCCAATAGAGTCTGGATGGCACCTATGACTAGGTCTAGAGCAGCAAATCCGGAAAACAAACCATTCGAAATTCACACTAAATATTATGAGCAAAGAGCCTCATCTGGCCTAATTATTACTGAAGGGTCTCAGATATCCAAAAGAGCCGTGGGATACATCAATACGCCAGGGATCTATTCTCAAGAACAAATTGAGGGTTGGAAGGAAGTAACTAAAGCAGTACATGAGGAAAATGGACATATTTTCATTCAGCTATGGCATGTAGGAAGAATTTCACATCCTGACTTCCATAATGGAGAATTGCCATTGGCACCTTCAGCAATCAATCCAAATGAAAAATCCTACACTCCAGAAGGATTTAAGGAAACTGTCACTCCGAAGGCGATGAGCATTGAAGAAATCAAACAGACCATCGAGGATTTCAAAAATGGAGCTAAAAATGCAATGGAAGCGGGTTTTGACGGAGTAGAAATCCACTCTTCCAATGGATATTTATTGCACCAGTTTTTCAGCGCAACAAGTAATGTAAGAACTGACGAATATGGTGGAAGCATTGAAAATAGAGCGAAAATTCTTTTTGAAGTGATTGATGCAATCAAAGAAGTGATGCCCGAGAATAAGATCGGCGTAAGATTGAATCCATCGCTGAATGGTGTTTTTGGAATGAAGGCTGACAAAGAAACCATCCCGACTTTCGATTACATCATCAATAAATTGAATGAATACGATTTGGCATACCTGCACTTATCAGAACCATTCACTGACGTTTCGGACATTCCATATTTGGAGCCAAACATCGCAAAAAGATATAGACCTATTTATAAAGGCACTTTGGTGATCAACAATCAATTTGATCAAGAAAAAGGTAACAAGATCATCGAAGAAGGACTGGCTGATGCTGTGGCATTTGGAAAATTGTTTATCTCCAACCCAGATTTACCAATCCGATTTGAAAGCGATGCAGCACTGGCAGAATGGGATCAGGATACTTTCTATACCCCTGGAGAAAAAGGTTACACAGACTATCCACTCCTCGAGGAATCTAAAGTTGGATAA
- the mraZ gene encoding division/cell wall cluster transcriptional repressor MraZ has protein sequence MFNSHYDCKLDPKGRLALPAKIKAAIPDANGTGLMLRMAEDHCLALYPMVEYRKLENQIKSLNINNPEQRALQRAFFNTVVDVELDSAGRLLIPKTFQAYASLEKEVVVAGNGSRIEIWNPENHAKHVIPDPADLSALMEKYLS, from the coding sequence ATGTTCAACAGCCATTACGATTGTAAGCTAGATCCCAAGGGACGTCTGGCGCTGCCGGCAAAAATTAAGGCAGCGATTCCAGATGCGAATGGGACTGGATTGATGCTTCGGATGGCCGAGGATCATTGCTTGGCGCTGTATCCTATGGTGGAATACCGGAAGCTTGAGAATCAGATCAAGTCCTTAAACATCAATAATCCGGAACAGCGAGCGCTTCAGCGTGCATTTTTCAATACAGTAGTCGATGTAGAGCTTGACAGTGCTGGAAGGCTCTTGATACCAAAGACATTTCAGGCTTATGCCAGCTTGGAAAAAGAGGTAGTTGTTGCTGGTAACGGTTCACGAATAGAAATTTGGAATCCTGAGAATCATGCCAAGCATGTCATCCCTGACCCGGCTGACTTATCGGCATTAATGGAAAAATACCTCTCCTAA
- a CDS encoding NRDE family protein yields MCLVAISWNIHPGYPLIIRANRDEFFNRPTAKVHLWESGFYGGKDLKSGGTWMGFHPNGRWALLTNYRDFNSPRKAQISRGKLVQDFLESTVSPKDYLASVEVNQDQYDGFNLLVSDGEKLFYFSNFGKGILELAPGIHGLSNGLLNDPWPKVELAKSELKQATSEHFTVDSLLETLKSKKTYSIDQLPDTGVPEEMEIGLSAQFIRLGDNYGTVSSTALILDKSGKVWMKERSFQPDYSKFTDETYSFHRSNLEIDDPENI; encoded by the coding sequence ATGTGTTTAGTAGCTATTTCCTGGAATATCCATCCTGGGTATCCACTGATAATTCGAGCAAATCGAGATGAGTTTTTCAATCGGCCCACCGCTAAAGTTCATTTGTGGGAATCTGGATTTTATGGAGGAAAAGATTTGAAGAGCGGGGGAACCTGGATGGGTTTTCACCCAAATGGAAGATGGGCTTTACTCACAAATTATAGAGATTTTAATAGTCCTAGGAAAGCCCAAATTAGCAGGGGGAAATTGGTGCAGGATTTTTTGGAGAGTACAGTATCTCCGAAGGATTATTTGGCTTCCGTGGAAGTTAATCAAGATCAATATGATGGATTCAACTTGCTCGTATCAGACGGAGAAAAACTCTTTTATTTCAGCAATTTTGGAAAAGGAATCTTGGAGTTAGCACCGGGAATTCATGGGCTAAGCAATGGCTTATTGAATGATCCCTGGCCAAAAGTTGAATTGGCTAAATCCGAATTAAAACAAGCTACTTCGGAACATTTCACGGTTGACTCCTTGTTAGAAACACTCAAATCCAAAAAGACCTATTCCATAGACCAACTTCCGGACACGGGAGTCCCTGAAGAAATGGAGATTGGACTTTCTGCTCAATTTATCCGATTGGGAGACAATTACGGAACTGTATCTTCTACTGCTTTGATTTTGGATAAAAGTGGAAAAGTATGGATGAAAGAGCGGAGTTTTCAACCTGATTACAGTAAATTCACCGATGAAACCTATTCGTTTCATCGCTCAAACCTAGAAATTGATGACCCAGAAAATATATGA
- a CDS encoding YpdA family putative bacillithiol disulfide reductase, protein MTQKIYDVLIVGGGPIGLACGVEAQKADLDYVILEKGALTNSIFNYPINMTFFSTSERLEMADIPFMSIGNKPTRTEALEYYRRVFLHFNLNVKLYEGVETLTKNGENFEVKTSKGTYQTKKIILATGFYDLPNLMNVPGEDLPKVQHYYKEPWPYIGQKVLVVGGANSAVDAALETWRKGAEVSIVLLEDEVDQNVKYWVRPDIMNRIKEGSITAYTKSRIKEIRAHEVVISTPEGEVTIENDFVLAMTGYKPNFALLDQLGVEMSQDEKRQPCYDELNQESNVPGVYLAGVVCGGLNTREFFIENSIIHAETIMSDIKEKLS, encoded by the coding sequence ATGACCCAGAAAATATATGATGTCTTGATCGTAGGCGGAGGCCCTATTGGTCTTGCTTGTGGTGTTGAAGCTCAAAAAGCAGATCTAGACTATGTGATTCTTGAAAAAGGAGCTTTAACAAATTCCATTTTCAACTACCCCATCAACATGACTTTTTTCTCCACTTCAGAAAGACTGGAGATGGCAGATATTCCTTTTATGTCCATTGGGAATAAGCCTACGAGAACGGAAGCTTTGGAATATTACAGAAGAGTTTTCCTTCATTTTAACCTAAACGTCAAACTTTACGAAGGGGTAGAAACCTTGACAAAAAATGGTGAGAATTTCGAGGTTAAGACCTCCAAAGGAACTTATCAAACCAAAAAGATTATCCTAGCAACTGGCTTTTACGATTTACCAAATCTCATGAATGTTCCCGGTGAAGATTTGCCAAAAGTTCAACACTATTACAAAGAACCTTGGCCATATATCGGCCAAAAAGTACTGGTTGTGGGGGGAGCAAATTCTGCTGTCGATGCAGCTTTGGAAACTTGGAGAAAAGGAGCCGAAGTCAGTATTGTCCTTTTGGAAGATGAAGTAGACCAAAATGTAAAATATTGGGTTAGGCCCGACATCATGAACCGCATCAAAGAAGGTTCGATCACAGCCTATACAAAATCCAGAATCAAAGAAATCCGAGCGCATGAAGTTGTGATATCAACTCCAGAGGGTGAAGTGACCATTGAAAATGATTTTGTGTTAGCGATGACAGGATACAAACCAAACTTTGCCTTACTCGATCAACTGGGAGTAGAAATGAGCCAAGATGAAAAAAGACAACCCTGCTACGATGAATTAAATCAAGAATCTAACGTGCCGGGAGTTTATTTGGCAGGAGTGGTTTGTGGTGGACTGAATACAAGGGAATTCTTTATTGAAAACAGCATCATCCATGCAGAGACGATTATGAGTGATATTAAGGAGAAGTTGAGTTAA
- a CDS encoding FtsL-like putative cell division protein: protein MSQNTFKKKLKKSNTQKKASGPRKTIFTWIEEKLNVTGLLGEGVPVQLVPPIGFVVLLALVYIWSNHRAENMVRKIEKAQQEVEDLRADVTTLEAEYMLSSMQSEVAKKVAAQEIEELNEPPIKIEIEK, encoded by the coding sequence ATGAGTCAAAATACGTTTAAAAAGAAGCTGAAGAAGTCGAATACTCAGAAAAAAGCGAGTGGTCCTCGAAAAACCATTTTCACTTGGATTGAGGAAAAATTGAACGTGACCGGACTTTTGGGTGAGGGAGTACCTGTGCAGTTGGTTCCGCCAATAGGCTTTGTGGTCTTATTGGCACTAGTCTATATATGGAGTAATCACCGTGCTGAAAACATGGTCAGGAAAATAGAAAAAGCACAGCAGGAAGTAGAAGACCTTCGGGCAGATGTGACTACGCTGGAAGCAGAATACATGTTGAGTAGCATGCAGTCTGAAGTGGCTAAAAAAGTGGCTGCACAGGAAATAGAGGAATTAAATGAACCGCCGATAAAGATCGAAATAGAGAAGTGA
- a CDS encoding SixA phosphatase family protein, which produces MKNLILILVGVLFLASCSTAPKEKTIYIVRHGEKVLTGDDPMLSEVGQLRSQKLAQILSDKGIEHVFSTNYRRTRDTALPTSMQAGVETQIYDPRNHDELVEQLNSLDGNILVVGHSNTVGQIANYFVGEGEKYGDLSDDEYNFIYIVDINKDGSKVTRKTFRDY; this is translated from the coding sequence ATGAAAAACCTAATTTTAATTCTAGTTGGTGTATTATTCCTGGCCTCTTGCTCTACTGCGCCAAAAGAAAAGACTATTTACATTGTAAGACATGGGGAAAAAGTATTGACTGGAGATGATCCTATGTTATCAGAAGTTGGTCAACTTAGGTCACAGAAATTGGCACAAATCCTATCAGACAAGGGAATCGAGCATGTTTTCAGCACGAATTACCGAAGAACAAGAGATACCGCCTTACCTACTTCTATGCAAGCTGGTGTGGAAACTCAAATCTATGACCCAAGAAATCATGATGAATTAGTGGAACAACTGAATTCATTAGATGGAAATATTTTAGTAGTGGGCCATAGCAATACTGTAGGTCAAATTGCTAATTACTTTGTTGGAGAAGGTGAAAAATATGGTGATCTATCTGATGATGAGTACAACTTCATCTATATCGTAGACATAAATAAAGATGGCTCTAAAGTGACAAGAAAAACTTTTAGAGATTATTAA
- a CDS encoding penicillin-binding protein has protein sequence MNIKRSILLRVRVVFILVALVAAAIPYRVAQLQLDKGDKWREKAETINFQYREVAATRGNIYAGDGSLLATSLPFYRVALDPTIVKEDRFKAKIDSLSVFLSGFYKDKSAKAYKRMITDARKDHKRYIVLNRKQIGYQDMQQMAKWPIFRGGRLGGGVLFEKVEKRYRPFNSLASRTVGFLNEDEYGAGIEYSFNEFLRGTDGKALFQRLAGGSWKPVFDAEDVKPENGFDVVTTLDVNIQDVAETALLRQLEDREAEFGSVIVMEVKTGEIKAIANLQRNKSGNGYGENYNYAIGDQGNTEPGSTFKLLSMLALLEENKVSLNDKVETGNGAHRFYDRTMRDAKNGGYGTLTVREAFEKSSNVGISKLVDEYFGSSPSKFMAYLDKVGLKEPLGFQLIGEGKPYFKTPGDKNWYGTSLPWISIGYEIKLNPIHTLSLYNAVANGGTMVKPMIVKSIVRGNTIEKLYETEVIRQQIASDKTIKQLQELLEGVVDRGTARNIVDADYKIAGKTGTAQKLVDGKYTRKYYTSFAGYFPADRPKYSMIVVIDNPKGFAAYGGDVSAPVFKEIADRIYALDLELNPHNQKEIFIAEDNVNPKYPFTRAGRGEELNEIFEELGVKANPANAEQWVRTVSNAEPVQWENNDMDAPSVPDVSGLPLRDALFILENKGLNVNYSGKGVVRKQSINPGSKLVPNATINLVLG, from the coding sequence GTGAATATAAAACGCTCCATATTGCTCCGAGTGAGGGTGGTATTCATCCTTGTAGCGCTGGTTGCAGCCGCGATTCCATATCGTGTTGCCCAGTTGCAATTGGACAAAGGCGATAAGTGGAGAGAAAAAGCAGAAACTATCAACTTTCAGTACAGGGAAGTTGCTGCGACGCGTGGGAATATTTATGCCGGAGATGGAAGCTTGTTAGCGACAAGTCTACCTTTTTATCGAGTGGCTCTGGATCCTACCATTGTCAAAGAAGATCGCTTCAAAGCAAAAATTGACTCTCTCTCTGTTTTCCTATCGGGGTTTTATAAAGACAAGTCTGCAAAAGCGTATAAGCGAATGATCACTGACGCAAGAAAGGATCACAAACGCTATATCGTTTTAAATAGAAAACAGATCGGATATCAGGATATGCAGCAAATGGCCAAATGGCCAATTTTCAGAGGTGGCCGATTAGGTGGTGGTGTCCTTTTTGAAAAAGTTGAGAAAAGATATAGACCTTTTAATTCCCTAGCTAGTCGTACGGTTGGATTCTTAAATGAAGACGAGTATGGCGCAGGGATCGAATATTCCTTCAATGAATTTTTAAGAGGTACTGATGGTAAAGCCTTATTTCAAAGACTTGCTGGAGGTAGCTGGAAACCTGTTTTTGATGCGGAAGATGTAAAGCCTGAAAATGGTTTTGATGTGGTAACTACTCTAGATGTCAATATTCAGGATGTAGCCGAAACTGCACTCCTTAGACAATTGGAAGATCGTGAAGCTGAGTTTGGATCCGTGATCGTCATGGAAGTGAAAACCGGAGAGATCAAGGCCATCGCCAACCTGCAAAGAAATAAAAGTGGAAATGGTTACGGAGAGAACTACAATTACGCGATCGGTGATCAAGGTAATACAGAGCCAGGATCCACTTTCAAGCTACTTTCTATGTTGGCTCTTTTGGAAGAAAACAAAGTAAGCCTGAATGATAAGGTAGAGACAGGAAATGGAGCTCATAGATTTTACGATCGCACCATGAGAGATGCCAAAAATGGAGGCTATGGAACATTGACCGTTCGAGAAGCTTTCGAAAAGTCTTCCAATGTGGGAATTTCCAAATTGGTGGATGAATACTTTGGTTCCAGTCCTTCCAAATTTATGGCCTATCTGGATAAAGTGGGTTTAAAAGAGCCATTAGGATTTCAGTTGATAGGAGAAGGTAAGCCCTATTTCAAGACTCCCGGAGATAAAAACTGGTATGGGACATCCTTGCCTTGGATTTCCATTGGCTATGAAATTAAGCTTAATCCAATACATACCCTCTCTTTATATAATGCGGTGGCAAATGGTGGTACTATGGTAAAACCTATGATTGTAAAATCCATAGTTCGTGGAAATACCATCGAGAAACTATATGAAACCGAGGTAATCCGTCAGCAAATAGCTTCTGATAAAACGATTAAGCAGTTGCAGGAACTTTTAGAAGGAGTTGTAGATCGAGGAACAGCAAGAAATATTGTCGATGCAGATTATAAGATAGCGGGTAAGACAGGAACCGCACAGAAATTGGTGGATGGAAAATATACTCGTAAGTATTACACGAGTTTCGCAGGCTATTTCCCTGCAGATCGACCAAAGTATTCCATGATCGTGGTAATCGATAATCCAAAAGGTTTTGCTGCCTATGGGGGGGATGTCTCTGCCCCAGTTTTCAAAGAAATCGCAGATAGAATATACGCTTTGGACTTAGAGTTAAATCCTCATAATCAAAAGGAAATATTTATCGCTGAAGACAACGTCAATCCTAAATACCCCTTCACGAGAGCGGGTAGAGGAGAAGAGCTAAATGAAATATTTGAAGAGCTGGGAGTGAAAGCGAATCCAGCGAATGCTGAACAGTGGGTAAGAACGGTTTCAAATGCTGAGCCAGTGCAATGGGAAAATAATGACATGGATGCTCCATCGGTACCAGATGTTTCAGGATTACCCTTGAGAGATGCGCTCTTTATTCTTGAAAATAAGGGGTTAAATGTGAATTACTCCGGTAAAGGTGTGGTGAGAAAACAGTCTATA